A genome region from Triticum aestivum cultivar Chinese Spring chromosome 2B, IWGSC CS RefSeq v2.1, whole genome shotgun sequence includes the following:
- the LOC123042981 gene encoding 30S ribosomal protein S17, chloroplastic encodes MLLGSSFASPFTQLHLSASPNAGAGARPAAAGMVLRIEAAKQLTGRVVTTKANKTVGVEVARLRQHPKYHRREKIKKKYQAHDPDNQFKVGDVVELVRSRPISKTKHFLAVPVPPRDTRRKAQLLPPLESQSGQESAAAAAEETAA; translated from the coding sequence atgCTGCTGGGCTCCTCCTTCGCGTCGCCGTTCACCCAGCTCCACCTCTCGGCGAGCCCCAATGCGGGGGCGGgggcgcggccggcggcggcggggatggtGCTGCGGATCGAGGCGGCGAAGCAGCTGACGGGGCGGGTGGTGACGACCAAGGCGAACAAGACGGTGGGGGTGGAGGTGGCGCGGCTGAGGCAGCACCCAAAGTACCACCGCCgggagaagatcaagaagaagtacCAGGCGCACGACCCCGACAACCAGTTCAAGGTCGGCGACGTCGTCGAGCTCGTCCGCTCCCGCCCCATCTCCAAGACCAAGCACTTCCTCGCCGTCCCCGTCCCGCCCCGCGACACCCGCCGcaaggcccagctcctcccgcccCTCGAGTCTCAGTCCGGCCAagaatccgccgccgccgccgccgaggagaCCGCCGCCTAG